A DNA window from Macadamia integrifolia cultivar HAES 741 chromosome 4, SCU_Mint_v3, whole genome shotgun sequence contains the following coding sequences:
- the LOC122076005 gene encoding ubiquitin-related modifier 1 homolog 1 — translation MQLTLEFGGGLELLCQSVKIHKVDVDMPDGEKKLTMRNLLSWVRTNLIKERPEMFMKGDTVRPGVLVLINDCDWELSGQLDSPIEEKDVVVFISTLHGG, via the exons ATGCAACTCACTCTCGAGTTCGG TGGTGGGCTTGAGCTTCTTTGCCAGTCAGTTAAGATACACAAGGTTGATGTTGATATGCCAGATGGAGAAAAGAAG TTAACAATGAGAAACTTGCTGTCTTGGGTTCGTACTAATTTGATCAAGGAGAGGCCTGAAATGTTCATGAAAGGAGATACAGT GAGACCTGGTGTTCTAGTCCTCATAAATGATTGCGATTGGGAATTAAGTGGTCAGCTTGATTCACCGATAGAGGAGAAGGATGTGGTAGTTTTTATTTCGACATTGCATGGAGGATAA
- the LOC122076091 gene encoding uncharacterized protein LOC122076091, whose product MLHSNFIRETQEACFHGCFPAPLLGSLEAPKPTFKPINTVATSRSDFAAATAASLCPNTQFTNHESLPSLPEALSCFTTAYPLYSQTQEADQIRAQHYFHLSLHNHVCFDYSGLGLFSYSQQQISNSTPSSSSSPPVSPSRLQFPFFDIIYKPTTLHSQILNRSKDLELESRMRKRIMDFLSISETDYHMVFTASGESAFKLLAESYPFQSNKSLLTVYDHNNEAVQDMIDSSQKRGAQVMSAKFSWPSLHIHTDNLTKLVVSKKKKKKRGLFVFPLQSMMTGRRYSYLWMSLAQENGWHVLLDACAVGPKDMDSFGLSLFRPDFLICSFFKVFGENPSGFGCLFVKRSSAPVLQASTTARSSLGIVTLVPAENLSQLPGDDSDDHSKTQEKSKLESEEDDLATVRSFSSPINAQSQMHNGLEQRSSNSNRRKQLEIVEHGEASEPHKEPFSSEIEELDKPIDLLKPVNTEINASGTGKKMSSEMKCKCLDHADCLGHRIISSRARHLTNWLINALLKLRHPHPEQGLPLVKIYGPKIKFNRGPALAFNVFDWKGKKVEPVLVQKLGDRSNISISCGFLHNIWFSDKYEEEKKSVMETRNLEATGEEGKRRKERVDLGITVVTATVNFLVNFEDTYRLWAFIAQFLDADFVEKERWRYTALNQKTIEV is encoded by the coding sequence ATTTCATTAGAGAAACCCAGGAAGCTTGCTTCCATGGCTGCTTCCCAGCCCCTCTACTTGGCTCCCTAGAAGCCCCCAAGCCCACCTTTAAACCAATCAACACAGTTGCTACTTCTCGTTCTGATTTTGCTGCTGCTACAGCAGCTTCTCTCTGCCCAAACACCCAATTCACCAACCATGAGTCCCTCCCTTCATTGCCTGAGGCTCTCTCTTGCTTCACCACAGCTTATCCACTCTACTCCCAAACCCAGGAAGCCGACCAAATCCGAGCTCAACACTACTTCCATCTCTCCCTCCACAACCATGTCTGCTTCGACTACAGTGGTCTTGGCCTCTTCTCCTATTCCCAGCAACAAATTTCCAACTcaacaccttcttcttcttcttctcctcctgtgTCACCCAGCAGGCTCCAATTCCCATTCTTTGACATCATCTACAAGCCCACAACTCTGCATTCTCAGATACTAAACAGGAGCAAAGACTTGGAATTAGAATCCAGGATGAGGAAGAGAATCATGGATTTTCTCAGTATCTCTGAAACTGATTATCACATGGTTTTCACTGCCAGTGGGGAATCAGCTTTTAAGCTACTGGCAGAATCTTATCCTTTCCAATCCAATAAGAGTCTCCTTACAGTCTATGACCACAACAACGAAGCCGTTCAGGACATGATTGATAGCTCTCAGAAGCGAGGAGCTCAAGTCATGTCCGCCAAGTTTTCATGGCCGAGCCTGCACATTCACACTGATAATTTGACAAAATTGGTAGtcagtaagaagaagaagaagaaaaggggacTGTTCGTGTTCCCGCTCCAATCGATGATGACCGGCAGGCGATACTCGTATCTCTGGATGAGCTTGGCACAGGAGAATGGGTGGCACGTCTTGCTTGATGCTTGCGCAGTAGGACCGAAGGATATGGACTCATTTGGCCTCTCTCTGTTCAGGCCAGACTTCCTTATCTGCTCCTTCTTCAAAGTTTTTGGGGAGAACCCATCGGGATTTGGTTGTCTATTTGTCAAGCGATCAAGTGCTCCAGTCTTGCAGGCATCGACCACGGCTAGAAGCAGCTTAGGAATCGTCACTCTTGTCCCAGCAGAAAACCTGTCTCAATTACCCGGTGATGATTCTGATGATCACTCAAAAACCCAAGAAAAGTCTAAGCTTGAATCTGAGGAAGATGATTTAGCAACCGTAAGGTCATTCTCTAGTCCCATAAATGCTCAATCTCAGATGCATAATGGGTTGGAGCAGAGATCTTCAAACTCAAACCGGAGAAAGCAGTTGGAAATAGTAGAACATGGTGAAGCCTCTGAACCACACAAGGAACCCTTCTCATCTGAAATTGAAGAATTAGATAAGCCCATTGATTTGTTGAAACCAGTGAATACAGAGATCAATGCCTCTGGTACAGGCAAGAAGATGAGCTCTGAAATGAAATGTAAGTGTTTGGATCATGCGGATTGTTTGGGGCACAGAATCATCAGTAGTAGAGCAAGACACTTGACCAATTGGTTGATAAACGCATTGCTGAAGCTCCGGCATCCGCATCCAGAGCAGGGACTTCCACTCGTCAAAATCTACGGGCCAAAGATAAAATTCAACAGGGGACCTGCCCTGGCATTCAATGTGTTTGATTGGAAAGGGAAGAAGGTTGAACCAGTGCTTGTACAGAAGCTTGGAGACCGAAGCAATATTTCTATCAGCTGTGGATTCCTCCACAACATATGGTTCTCAGACAAGTacgaggaagagaagaagagtgtCATGGAAACAAGAAACCTTGAAGCAACAGGGGAGGAAGGcaaaaggaggaaagagagagtCGATTTGGGAATAACTGTGGTCACAGCTACAGTGAATTTCCTGGTTAATTTCGAGGATACCTACAGGCTTTGGGCTTTTATAGCTCAATTCCTTGATGCAGATTTTGTGGAGAAGGAGAGGTGGAGATACACAGCTCTTAATCAGAAGACTATTGAAGTTTAA